The following are from one region of the Salicibibacter kimchii genome:
- a CDS encoding NAD(P)/FAD-dependent oxidoreductase, whose amino-acid sequence MINEEEIYDMTIVGGGPVGMFTAFYAGMRQASVKVIESLPELGGQLGALYPDKYVYDVAGLPKIKGSDLVDGLKEQMQHFDNEVCLNEEVVEVTKENGVFVIRTNRQTHYSRTIIITAGNGAFKPRPMKLEKEHLFKDKNLHYSIKDLKSFKDRDVVVFGGGDSAVDWALMLEETASSVTIVHRREQFRAHDYSVKKLQESTVHVLTPFKPTEIMGESNVESIKLQQLKGDLEMELEADDFIVNYGFTSNLGPINDWGLNIEKNCICVNQKGETNIPGIYAVGDISTYEGKVQLMATGFGDAPIAVSNAKVFIDPEQSLTTAHSTTIMERENKKKKKKTVTG is encoded by the coding sequence ATGATCAATGAGGAAGAAATCTATGATATGACGATCGTTGGTGGAGGTCCGGTGGGCATGTTTACTGCTTTTTATGCAGGAATGCGGCAAGCCAGCGTTAAGGTTATTGAAAGTTTGCCGGAATTAGGTGGCCAACTTGGTGCATTGTACCCAGACAAATATGTGTATGACGTTGCCGGACTTCCCAAGATTAAAGGCAGTGATTTGGTTGACGGGCTAAAAGAACAAATGCAGCATTTTGATAATGAGGTTTGTTTGAATGAAGAAGTGGTCGAGGTCACGAAAGAGAATGGTGTTTTCGTCATAAGAACAAACCGGCAAACACATTACTCCCGTACGATTATCATCACTGCCGGCAATGGTGCATTTAAACCAAGACCGATGAAATTGGAAAAGGAGCATCTTTTTAAAGATAAAAACCTTCATTACAGCATTAAAGACCTCAAGTCTTTCAAAGATCGGGATGTCGTTGTTTTTGGTGGCGGAGATTCTGCTGTCGACTGGGCGCTAATGCTTGAAGAAACTGCTTCCAGTGTCACGATTGTTCATCGAAGAGAACAATTTAGAGCACACGATTACAGTGTGAAGAAGTTGCAAGAATCGACCGTCCATGTGTTAACGCCATTTAAGCCTACTGAAATTATGGGAGAAAGCAATGTTGAATCCATCAAGTTACAGCAATTAAAAGGCGATTTGGAAATGGAATTGGAAGCGGATGATTTTATCGTTAATTACGGGTTTACTTCGAACTTAGGCCCGATTAATGATTGGGGCTTGAATATAGAGAAAAATTGCATTTGTGTCAATCAAAAAGGGGAGACAAATATTCCGGGGATTTATGCTGTCGGTGATATTTCTACCTACGAAGGCAAAGTACAATTAATGGCCACCGGCTTCGGAGATGCTCCGATTGCTGTTAGTAACGCCAAAGTATTTATAGATCCGGAGCAATCCCTCACCACGGCCCACAGCACGACAATTATGGAGAGAGAGAATAAGAAAAAGAAGAAAAAAACAGTCACAGGCTAG
- a CDS encoding VOC family protein, with amino-acid sequence MSKAVEEIISKDTAQERLESYLRTVAHIGHVEISVNNFKKSLWFFTEVMGLVLSEIEEDRAYLRAWQDFDHHTLVLNASDTSEVNRVGWRVSSKESLYLFERVLQEMTIDFSWVEGGKRKAIGDSIHFKSPSGVPIELYWEKELFATDDPNLKSELPSHPSKFRSKGVSPRRFDHVNVMVNDVQREQQWWTDFLGIHHRYYIKNGEDVRLGSWLSRTNIAHEIAFMRNSNQNGAAFHHLAYYLDSGDELIRAANIMAEEGIKIEWGPGKHGTSGAQFIYVFEPSGHRVEIWTGGLLIFSPDWQAIEWTSDVVELGLEMWGSKPPETYFTYGVQMGE; translated from the coding sequence ATGTCAAAGGCTGTTGAAGAAATCATTAGTAAGGATACAGCACAAGAAAGATTGGAATCGTATTTAAGAACCGTTGCCCATATTGGCCATGTAGAAATAAGCGTGAATAATTTTAAGAAATCATTATGGTTTTTTACAGAAGTGATGGGGCTTGTATTGTCGGAAATTGAAGAGGATCGAGCTTATTTAAGAGCATGGCAAGATTTTGACCACCACACGTTGGTATTAAATGCCTCTGATACATCGGAAGTCAATCGTGTCGGGTGGCGCGTAAGTTCGAAAGAATCTCTTTATCTATTTGAAAGAGTGTTACAGGAAATGACCATTGATTTCAGCTGGGTCGAAGGAGGAAAAAGGAAAGCTATAGGCGATAGCATTCATTTTAAATCTCCTTCCGGTGTACCGATTGAATTATATTGGGAGAAAGAATTATTTGCTACAGATGATCCGAATTTAAAATCAGAATTACCGAGCCACCCAAGCAAGTTTCGCTCCAAAGGCGTGTCCCCCCGTCGTTTCGATCACGTCAATGTCATGGTGAATGACGTACAAAGAGAACAGCAATGGTGGACCGATTTTCTAGGTATCCATCACCGGTATTACATTAAGAACGGGGAAGATGTTCGCCTTGGTTCATGGTTAAGCAGAACGAACATTGCCCATGAAATTGCATTTATGAGAAATTCCAACCAAAATGGAGCTGCCTTCCATCATTTAGCTTATTATCTTGATTCCGGCGATGAACTTATTCGAGCGGCGAACATAATGGCGGAAGAGGGCATAAAAATTGAATGGGGACCTGGAAAGCACGGAACAAGTGGTGCGCAGTTCATTTATGTTTTTGAGCCATCCGGTCACCGCGTAGAAATTTGGACAGGCGGACTCTTGATCTTTTCACCGGATTGGCAAGCGATTGAATGGACCTCTGATGTCGTTGAATTAGGTCTGGAAATGTGGGGAAGCAAACCACCTGAAACGTATTTTACGTATGGAGTGCAAATGGGAGAGTAA
- a CDS encoding amidohydrolase family protein: MERTLRVDFHTHIISEDFLNLAEKYGDDRWPVLEKTCSCGANIIIKGNKFREITNHAWDANERLKDMDKEGIDIQVLSPIPVTFTYWSDAEQGLEMAKSQNDFIASVVNEEPNRFVGLGTVPLQDVDLAIKEMERAVTELGLKGLEIGSNVNGKNLDDESLEPFFQAANDKGVPLFVHPWATLGGERFPRHNFMYMVGMPSETALAAGSIIMSGMLDKYPDLKICFAHGGGSLPYLLPRMDQGWNVWPHIRKTEKPPSHYVKSLYYDSLVYDENNLQFMIDRFGVDQIIAGSDYPFLLREVPSGKVVDKLTTLSADEKEKIHGLNALDFLNLDRAKYK, translated from the coding sequence GTGGAACGAACTTTGCGAGTGGATTTTCATACGCATATTATATCAGAGGATTTCCTGAATTTAGCTGAGAAATACGGGGATGACCGTTGGCCTGTCCTGGAGAAAACGTGTAGTTGCGGTGCCAACATCATAATCAAAGGCAATAAATTCAGAGAGATAACAAACCATGCCTGGGATGCTAACGAACGATTGAAAGATATGGACAAAGAAGGCATAGATATTCAAGTGTTGTCCCCGATACCGGTGACATTCACTTATTGGTCAGATGCTGAACAAGGGCTGGAAATGGCAAAGTCTCAAAATGATTTTATTGCTTCGGTTGTAAATGAAGAGCCAAACAGATTTGTTGGTTTAGGCACGGTTCCTTTGCAAGATGTTGATCTAGCAATAAAAGAAATGGAAAGAGCCGTTACGGAATTAGGGTTAAAAGGGCTTGAGATAGGAAGTAACGTTAACGGGAAAAACCTTGATGACGAGTCACTTGAACCGTTCTTTCAGGCTGCAAATGATAAAGGAGTGCCGCTGTTTGTCCATCCGTGGGCAACATTAGGAGGAGAACGGTTCCCGCGGCACAACTTCATGTATATGGTTGGCATGCCTTCAGAAACAGCCTTGGCAGCAGGAAGCATTATTATGAGTGGAATGTTGGATAAATATCCCGATTTGAAAATTTGCTTCGCGCACGGCGGAGGTTCCCTGCCATATTTACTTCCACGAATGGATCAAGGCTGGAATGTTTGGCCGCATATAAGAAAGACGGAAAAACCACCGAGTCATTACGTGAAATCTCTTTATTATGATTCACTCGTTTACGATGAGAATAATCTACAATTTATGATCGACCGCTTTGGCGTTGACCAAATCATTGCCGGTTCAGATTACCCGTTTTTATTACGTGAAGTTCCATCCGGAAAAGTGGTCGATAAATTGACGACATTGAGTGCCGACGAAAAAGAAAAAATTCACGGCCTTAATGCTTTAGACTTTCTAAATTTAGATAGAGCGAAATATAAGTAG
- a CDS encoding indolepyruvate ferredoxin oxidoreductase subunit alpha produces the protein MAYVIMDTCKDEKSGECVSICPVDCIEEGTDQYYIDPDACIDCGACVAACPVSAIVDENDLPAEQEGQLEKAEAFFG, from the coding sequence ATGGCTTATGTCATCATGGATACATGTAAAGATGAAAAATCCGGCGAATGTGTAAGTATTTGCCCGGTCGATTGTATTGAAGAAGGCACTGATCAATATTATATTGATCCGGATGCGTGTATCGATTGTGGAGCATGCGTTGCTGCTTGCCCAGTCAGTGCAATCGTTGATGAAAATGATCTGCCGGCCGAGCAAGAAGGACAGCTGGAAAAAGCTGAAGCTTTCTTTGGATAG
- a CDS encoding diaminopropionate ammonia-lyase has protein sequence MGNISWAKNKQKQHHPICNETMNKETMNRAATFHKSIPGYATTPLYEPKALADKLGIAGLAVKDEGVRFEQGSFKVLGSTYALAAYFAEKEAFGIFDYASVQKLVDQRPSRTFATATDGNHGRGLAWAAKLFNQHANVYLPKGASRKRLEVVQELGAEAEITDVNYDRSVQYVKDRAAKKGWIVAQDTAWEGYTTFPNWIMQGYLTIVAEVLEQIRDKQKPTHLILQAGVGSFAGAIAGCCKQLFGDDIKIVIVEPARADCLYQSALADDGHPRQTSGDLSTNMKGLACGEVNPLAWDILKNVVDAFVTCPDSVADKGMGLLARSMENDSQIMAGEAGAVSAGLLDEIMKNESLAALKEHIGLDEHARVLLINTESRQ, from the coding sequence GTGGGAAATATTTCATGGGCAAAGAATAAGCAGAAGCAGCATCATCCGATATGCAATGAAACAATGAACAAGGAGACAATGAACCGCGCGGCTACTTTTCATAAAAGTATCCCAGGGTATGCGACAACCCCTCTATATGAGCCGAAAGCACTGGCGGACAAGCTCGGGATCGCCGGTCTTGCCGTAAAGGATGAAGGGGTAAGGTTTGAGCAAGGATCTTTCAAAGTGTTGGGCTCGACCTACGCGTTGGCTGCTTATTTTGCTGAAAAAGAGGCATTCGGCATTTTTGATTATGCTAGTGTGCAAAAGCTTGTGGACCAACGGCCATCCCGGACATTCGCGACGGCGACAGACGGGAATCATGGAAGAGGCTTAGCGTGGGCAGCAAAGCTTTTCAATCAACACGCCAACGTCTATCTGCCGAAAGGCGCTTCCCGTAAGCGTTTGGAAGTGGTGCAAGAGCTAGGTGCCGAAGCCGAGATTACTGATGTCAATTATGACCGCTCGGTGCAATATGTCAAAGACCGAGCAGCGAAAAAAGGATGGATCGTCGCTCAAGATACAGCTTGGGAAGGTTATACAACATTCCCGAATTGGATCATGCAAGGGTATTTAACGATTGTTGCCGAAGTGTTGGAACAAATCCGGGACAAACAAAAACCGACACATTTGATTTTACAGGCAGGGGTCGGCTCTTTTGCGGGCGCGATTGCAGGCTGCTGCAAGCAACTCTTCGGGGATGACATAAAAATTGTCATTGTGGAGCCTGCGAGGGCGGATTGTTTATACCAGTCTGCGTTAGCCGATGACGGGCACCCTCGCCAGACGAGCGGGGATCTTTCCACCAATATGAAAGGGCTCGCTTGCGGTGAAGTAAACCCGCTCGCCTGGGATATATTGAAAAACGTCGTCGATGCATTCGTGACTTGTCCTGATTCCGTTGCCGACAAAGGGATGGGCCTCCTTGCCCGATCGATGGAAAATGACTCGCAGATCATGGCCGGAGAAGCCGGTGCGGTTTCGGCGGGGTTGTTGGACGAAATCATGAAAAATGAATCGTTGGCAGCTTTAAAAGAACATATTGGCCTGGATGAACATGCCCGAGTGCTTCTCATTAATACGGAAAGCAGGCAATAA
- a CDS encoding 4-hydroxyphenylacetate 3-hydroxylase family protein yields MLDGKQYLESLRDGRVVYLNGKQIEDVTEHPAYRNSARSYARMYDALHDEELSKKLTAETEDGVKTHVFFKTPKSSEDLIQARDAIAEWSKLNYGFMGRTPDYKAAFTGHLNAYADFYEGFEGNAKAWYKKATKDVPFINHTIINPQVDRSKSLHENKDVFVRAVDEKDDGIIVSGAKMVGTSAALTNYNFVANYGPTDLGGGDQSHALIFFVAMNAPGVKIISRQSYEEIATKNGTPFDYPLSSRFDENDAVIVLDNVFIPWEDVLAYENVSVSNGFLMESGFFHRFTFQSCTRLAVKLDFMSGLFLKATEAAGTKQFRGVQANIGEVLSLRNMFWGLSTAMATDPEKGRNGAVVPNGFYANAYRVLAPMTWVKIKNIFEQVIAGGLIQLPSSANDFLNPEIRPYLDQYYRGTGTSAEDRVKLLKMVWDAIGSEFGARHELYEINYGGNQENIRLETLKHAEGTGAADSYKSFVDSAMSDYDLHGWTNSTWINNFEKSTV; encoded by the coding sequence ATGCTAGACGGAAAACAATATTTAGAAAGTTTAAGAGATGGACGCGTGGTTTACTTGAATGGGAAGCAGATTGAGGATGTAACCGAACATCCGGCTTATCGAAATTCAGCCCGTTCATATGCAAGAATGTATGATGCCCTTCATGATGAGGAACTGAGCAAGAAACTGACTGCTGAAACGGAAGATGGTGTTAAAACACATGTATTTTTCAAAACACCCAAAAGTTCTGAGGATCTCATTCAAGCAAGGGATGCCATCGCCGAGTGGTCAAAGTTAAATTATGGTTTTATGGGCAGAACACCGGATTACAAAGCAGCATTTACAGGTCATTTGAATGCTTACGCGGATTTTTATGAAGGATTTGAAGGTAATGCAAAAGCATGGTACAAAAAAGCAACTAAAGATGTCCCATTTATTAATCATACGATCATTAATCCGCAGGTGGACCGCTCTAAATCTCTTCATGAAAATAAAGATGTATTTGTTCGCGCCGTGGATGAAAAAGATGATGGCATTATTGTAAGCGGTGCCAAAATGGTAGGCACATCCGCAGCCCTTACAAATTATAATTTTGTAGCCAACTATGGCCCTACTGATTTAGGAGGTGGCGATCAAAGCCACGCGCTTATTTTCTTTGTTGCCATGAATGCGCCCGGTGTCAAAATCATTAGCCGTCAATCCTATGAAGAAATAGCAACCAAAAATGGCACGCCGTTTGATTATCCGTTATCCAGTCGTTTTGATGAAAATGATGCCGTAATTGTTTTAGATAATGTATTTATTCCATGGGAAGATGTTTTGGCTTATGAAAATGTAAGCGTTTCAAATGGATTTTTAATGGAGAGCGGATTTTTTCACCGCTTTACGTTCCAAAGCTGTACCCGTTTAGCAGTAAAACTTGATTTCATGTCAGGACTATTTTTGAAAGCGACCGAAGCCGCTGGCACAAAACAGTTTAGGGGTGTGCAGGCAAATATTGGCGAAGTGCTTTCTCTAAGAAATATGTTTTGGGGATTATCCACGGCAATGGCAACGGATCCGGAAAAAGGTAGAAATGGTGCAGTCGTACCTAACGGTTTCTATGCTAATGCTTACCGAGTACTGGCTCCGATGACTTGGGTAAAAATAAAAAATATTTTTGAGCAAGTGATTGCAGGAGGGTTAATTCAACTTCCATCAAGCGCCAATGACTTTTTAAACCCGGAAATTCGACCGTATCTTGATCAATATTATCGTGGAACAGGAACAAGTGCTGAAGATCGCGTCAAATTACTCAAAATGGTATGGGATGCTATCGGTTCAGAATTCGGTGCTCGTCATGAATTGTATGAAATAAACTATGGTGGAAACCAAGAAAATATTCGTTTGGAAACATTAAAACATGCCGAGGGTACAGGAGCAGCGGATAGTTACAAGTCGTTCGTAGATTCGGCCATGAGCGATTATGATCTACACGGATGGACAAATAGTACGTGGATAAATAATTTTGAAAAATCAACGGTGTAA
- a CDS encoding flavin reductase family protein, translating into MDGREFRFAMGNFSTGVTVITTEVDGEVSGMTANAFMSLSMDPELVVISVDEKAQMMEKIKESGKYAVNILSAKQQDLSMNFAGQNKLDKDIPFERLSGVPVIEGCLAQVSCEVTGSHVEGDHTLFIGRVNDVHLEENEPLIFFKGKYRSLSPIEEMVRS; encoded by the coding sequence ATGGATGGACGTGAATTCAGATTTGCAATGGGAAACTTTTCGACGGGAGTAACCGTCATTACAACCGAAGTGGACGGGGAAGTAAGTGGTATGACAGCGAATGCGTTTATGTCACTTTCTATGGATCCTGAGTTAGTCGTCATATCTGTTGATGAAAAAGCACAAATGATGGAAAAAATTAAGGAAAGTGGAAAATATGCCGTCAATATTCTATCAGCAAAGCAACAGGATTTATCCATGAATTTTGCCGGTCAAAACAAGCTGGATAAAGATATTCCTTTTGAGAGATTAAGTGGCGTGCCGGTGATTGAAGGATGTTTAGCACAAGTATCATGTGAAGTGACCGGATCGCATGTGGAAGGCGATCACACCCTGTTTATAGGAAGAGTCAATGATGTTCATTTGGAGGAAAATGAACCACTGATTTTCTTCAAAGGAAAATACCGTTCATTATCTCCTATTGAGGAGATGGTAAGGAGTTAA
- a CDS encoding FAD synthetase family protein produces the protein MEIIHLNNKQPDPCSTETKPSVFTAGFFDGMHVGHQKVINEAKKMADKKGLPLACITFFPHPKEILKNSNEQFQYINPIAEKQIALEKLGVDKLYIVEFNYEFASLTPKQFVQDYLLVLGAEYVVAGFDFTYGRRGQGNMERMREDADQKLEAIKVERVERNGEKVSSTLLREMICSGNIEKVHDYLDQHYEVEGEILFDHFDTVVDVKDHYLIPCSGLYDVSVSTGREEWQQRVIVDQERMKIILSRDSPRSIKHSTKISIKWLKQVSTEFVLELAQSV, from the coding sequence TTGGAGATCATCCATCTGAATAACAAACAACCGGATCCATGCTCTACAGAGACAAAACCCAGCGTCTTCACAGCAGGATTTTTCGATGGTATGCATGTCGGGCATCAAAAAGTCATTAACGAGGCAAAAAAAATGGCGGATAAAAAGGGACTACCTTTGGCATGTATCACCTTTTTTCCGCACCCAAAAGAAATTTTAAAAAATAGTAACGAACAATTCCAATATATCAATCCGATAGCCGAGAAGCAAATAGCGCTTGAAAAATTGGGCGTTGATAAGCTCTATATCGTTGAATTTAATTATGAATTCGCATCGCTTACGCCAAAACAATTCGTGCAGGATTATTTGCTTGTTCTCGGGGCTGAATATGTGGTGGCAGGTTTTGATTTCACGTATGGACGTCGTGGCCAAGGGAATATGGAGCGAATGAGAGAAGATGCTGATCAAAAGCTTGAAGCAATAAAAGTAGAGAGAGTGGAACGAAATGGAGAAAAAGTCAGTTCAACCTTACTTCGTGAAATGATTTGTTCCGGAAATATTGAAAAGGTTCACGATTATTTAGATCAGCATTATGAAGTAGAAGGAGAAATATTGTTCGATCATTTTGACACGGTCGTTGACGTCAAGGATCATTATTTAATCCCTTGTTCAGGCCTGTATGATGTCTCGGTTTCAACCGGGAGAGAAGAATGGCAGCAAAGGGTGATCGTCGATCAAGAAAGAATGAAAATCATTTTATCTAGAGATAGTCCACGTTCCATTAAACATTCGACAAAGATAAGTATTAAATGGTTAAAACAAGTATCGACAGAATTCGTTTTGGAATTAGCTCAAAGTGTTTAA
- a CDS encoding catechol 2,3-dioxygenase codes for MSNFDVAQLAHVELYSPKPEETLKFFTDFLGLQVTEREGQSVYLRAFEDFYHHTLKITEAKEAGMGHAAWRSSSKDALYKKVDSLEKSGYGKGWIEGDIGHGQAYQFLTPDGHHMEMLWDVDYFQTPEELKTKLKSRPQKKPNIGVPARRLDHINIMCDDVTQNKHFMADELDFKLRENIIMNDGLEMGAWMSVSPLVHEIALMKDQSGAKGRFHHVAYWYGYPQHLMDVADLLVENDIKIEAGPGKHGVSQAYFMYVFEPGGNRVELFGDAGYLILDPDWKPVTWYEDELDEAIVWYGDSIPQEYFLYGTPHKPSREPVN; via the coding sequence ATGTCAAATTTTGATGTTGCACAATTAGCACACGTAGAGCTTTATTCGCCGAAACCGGAAGAGACGCTTAAATTTTTCACCGACTTTTTAGGGTTGCAAGTGACAGAAAGGGAAGGGCAGTCCGTTTATCTTAGAGCTTTTGAAGATTTTTATCACCACACGTTAAAGATTACAGAAGCAAAAGAAGCCGGTATGGGTCATGCGGCCTGGAGATCCAGCTCCAAAGACGCGCTTTATAAAAAAGTAGACTCGCTTGAGAAAAGTGGTTATGGCAAAGGGTGGATTGAAGGAGACATTGGCCATGGGCAAGCATATCAATTTTTAACACCGGACGGTCATCACATGGAGATGTTATGGGATGTTGATTATTTCCAGACACCGGAAGAATTGAAGACCAAGTTAAAAAGCCGCCCGCAAAAAAAGCCGAATATTGGTGTGCCTGCTCGACGATTGGACCATATCAATATTATGTGCGATGACGTGACCCAAAACAAACATTTTATGGCTGACGAATTAGACTTTAAACTTCGTGAAAATATTATCATGAACGATGGGTTGGAAATGGGTGCTTGGATGAGTGTTAGTCCACTCGTGCACGAAATAGCGCTAATGAAAGATCAAAGCGGCGCAAAAGGTCGTTTCCATCATGTTGCTTACTGGTATGGGTATCCCCAACATCTAATGGATGTAGCCGATTTACTGGTTGAAAATGACATTAAGATTGAAGCCGGGCCAGGTAAACATGGCGTAAGTCAGGCATATTTCATGTATGTTTTTGAGCCGGGCGGGAATCGAGTCGAATTATTCGGTGACGCAGGATATTTGATTCTTGATCCGGATTGGAAGCCAGTAACATGGTACGAAGATGAACTAGATGAAGCTATTGTATGGTATGGTGACAGCATTCCGCAAGAATACTTTCTATACGGCACCCCTCACAAACCATCCAGAGAACCAGTAAATTAA
- a CDS encoding 2-keto-4-pentenoate hydratase — translation MDIQVEADRLLKAEKNKQSIEPLTDTFPEITVDEAYNIQLKQIQEKVSKGAAVVGKKIGLTSKAMQDMVQVSEPDYGHLLDNMIHLDGEDLSLDPFSEPKLEFEIAFVLKNDLQGPGVTVLDVIESTNYVAPAFEVIDSRIKDWNIRFEDTVADNGSSARAIIGGNPTAIDDVDLTHLGMVVYRNGKYLDSATGAAVMGNPVKAVAWLANALGKYEISLQNGDIVLSGALTAAIPIEDGDTFTADFAHIGSVSSSFYREGNVK, via the coding sequence TTGGACATTCAAGTGGAAGCAGATCGTTTGTTAAAAGCTGAAAAAAATAAACAATCCATTGAACCGCTGACGGATACATTCCCGGAGATCACAGTTGATGAAGCATACAATATCCAACTCAAACAAATACAAGAAAAAGTATCAAAAGGGGCAGCAGTTGTCGGTAAGAAAATCGGATTAACGAGCAAAGCCATGCAGGATATGGTTCAAGTGAGTGAACCTGATTATGGCCATCTTCTCGACAACATGATCCATCTGGATGGGGAAGACCTTTCGTTGGACCCATTTTCAGAGCCGAAGCTCGAATTTGAAATCGCGTTTGTGTTAAAGAACGACTTGCAGGGGCCAGGGGTTACTGTTCTGGACGTGATCGAATCAACCAATTATGTAGCACCGGCTTTTGAGGTTATTGACAGCAGAATCAAAGATTGGAACATTCGCTTTGAAGATACCGTTGCTGATAATGGTTCATCAGCACGGGCGATTATAGGTGGGAATCCAACTGCAATCGACGATGTTGATTTAACCCATCTTGGCATGGTGGTGTATCGGAACGGCAAGTATTTAGACTCTGCGACTGGCGCTGCTGTTATGGGCAATCCAGTAAAAGCTGTTGCATGGTTAGCGAACGCTCTAGGGAAATATGAAATTTCTCTGCAAAATGGGGATATTGTTTTATCAGGCGCATTAACGGCAGCCATACCAATTGAAGATGGCGATACCTTTACTGCAGATTTTGCCCACATTGGATCCGTATCCTCTTCATTTTATAGGGAGGGAAATGTGAAATGA
- a CDS encoding acetaldehyde dehydrogenase (acetylating) — protein sequence MSTYKVGIIGSGNIGTDLMYKIERTEALEMSAMIGVDPDSEGLKRAKDRGYAVINNGIYGMLDHMDLADIFFDATTAKAHAYHHEVLESYGKILIDLTPAAIGPFVVPPANLDEHLSSSNLNMITCGGQATIPIVHAINQACSVDYAEIVATVASKSAGPGTRENIDEFTRTTAQGIEKIGGAKKGKAIIILNPAEPPMIMRDTIHALVKEEGKEEEIKKSLKQMVQKVQEYVPGYRMRGEPLFNGKEVSVFVEVEGAGDFFPSYSGNLDIMTAAAARVGNEIAKKNLVVTK from the coding sequence ATGAGCACGTATAAAGTTGGAATTATCGGTTCCGGAAATATTGGGACAGACTTAATGTATAAAATAGAACGAACCGAAGCACTCGAAATGAGTGCCATGATTGGTGTTGATCCTGATTCTGAAGGGTTAAAGCGTGCGAAAGACCGTGGTTATGCCGTTATTAATAATGGCATATATGGAATGTTGGATCATATGGACCTTGCAGATATTTTCTTTGATGCGACAACGGCAAAAGCCCATGCCTATCACCACGAAGTACTTGAATCATACGGGAAAATTCTGATTGATTTAACGCCGGCAGCCATCGGACCTTTCGTCGTCCCTCCTGCCAATTTGGATGAACATTTAAGCTCTTCGAATTTGAATATGATCACGTGTGGAGGCCAGGCTACGATTCCTATTGTGCACGCGATCAACCAAGCATGTTCCGTCGATTATGCAGAAATTGTTGCGACCGTCGCGAGTAAAAGCGCTGGTCCCGGAACAAGAGAAAATATTGATGAATTTACAAGAACCACTGCTCAAGGCATCGAAAAAATTGGCGGAGCGAAAAAAGGCAAAGCGATTATCATATTAAATCCGGCTGAGCCTCCGATGATTATGAGAGATACGATTCATGCATTAGTCAAAGAGGAAGGGAAAGAAGAAGAAATTAAAAAGTCTTTAAAACAGATGGTTCAAAAAGTTCAAGAATATGTACCGGGCTACCGTATGCGTGGAGAGCCATTATTTAATGGTAAAGAAGTGTCCGTCTTTGTTGAGGTGGAAGGTGCAGGCGATTTCTTCCCTTCTTATTCGGGAAACTTGGATATCATGACGGCTGCTGCAGCAAGAGTGGGCAATGAGATAGCAAAGAAAAATCTTGTAGTTACGAAGTAG